The genomic region GGGCAGGTGCAGCGGGACCTGCAGCACGTGCGGACCGTGCAGGCGGGGGTTGAGAGCGCCGACCTCCCCTTCGTCTGGGTGAAAGCGACCTTCTTTTACGCCGAGGTCTGGAACATCCAGAACTTCGACCGCCCCACGCCCAAGCTCGACCAGCAGGTGAAGCAGGGGGCCGAGCTGGAACTGAAAAGCTCCCCCTTTTACGGGTTCACCTTGACAGGCGCCTACAACTTCACCGACGCCCGGGACCACAAGACCGGCGAGAAGCTTTCCTCCATAGACGCGGGCCCGCGCCAGGCGCTGAAAGTCGGGGTAAGGTACGACAACGAGCGGACCGGGAGTTCGGCAACCCTTCTGGGCGACTGGGCGAAGCTGCACGACCTGGGCCCCCTGGGGAAGGCGAAGGGTGAGTTGTGGGACTTCCATCTCGCACAGAAGCTCGCTCCCGGCTCCGAATCGTCCCCAGAGCTGTTCCTGTCCTGGCACAACATCTTCAACAGCGACCGGTACATCTACGACTTCCGGGCCAACGCGCCGCGCTGGTTCGAGGCGGGAGCGAGGTGGTTTTTCTGATGCGCGCCTTTGCCCTCTTCCTGCTACTGGCATTTTGCCTCCCCCCTCTCCCCTGCGCGCAGGGGGCGGACCTGCTGATCCTGGAATCGAGCCGGAGCCAGATCTACAGCGATGCGCTGCGCGGCTTCCGCTCCGAATGCAGGAGCTCGGAGGAGACGGTCCACCTCTCCGACTACGCCGAAGTCGACGTGCAGCGCCTGGTGAAGGAGGAGCGCCCCAGGGTGGTGGTCGCGGTCGGGGACCGGGCACTTGCCGCCTCCCGCAAGGTCCGCGAGGTGCCGGTGGTGGCGCTTTTGTCGCTCAGCCTGAACCGGCATGCCCCCGACAGCGTCGGCGGGGTAGCCATGACCGTCCCCCCGAGGGAGTACCTGAAGCTGTTCCACGAGCTCGGGGTGAAGCGGGTAGGCGTCTTCTACGACCCGCAGAAGAGCGGGCAATACCTGAAAAGGGCGCAGCAGGAGGCCCGGCAGGAAGGGGTGTCGCTGGTGGCCGAACCGCTGCGCAACCCGCGCGACCTGCAGGGGAAACTGGCCAGGATGAAGGGGGAGATCGACGCGCTCTGGATGCTCCCCGACGCCACCGTGGTGACCACGGTGAACATGGAGGCCCTGCTCCTTTTCTCGATGACCGAGAACGTCCCGGCGGTAAGCTTCGCCAGCCACTACCTTAAAAACGGCGCGGCGGCCGCGCTCGACATCGACCCGTTCGACATCGGGACCCAGGCGGGCGAGCTCGCCTGTTCGCTGCTCAAGGGGGGGAGCCAGCACGTCCCCGTCCTGGACCCGCGCAAGGCGCAGCTGAAAATAAACGAGAGCGTCTTGCGCAAGCTGCACCTCAGGGTGCCGTGACCCCCCTTCTTTCCTCACCCCTCAAACGGCAAAGAGGCTGGCGCGCTTAGCGGCCAGCCTCTTTTTTTGCGCCTGAAGCGGGCGGGTCAGGTCAAAACGGCGTGGACCGGGGTATGGGCAAGCCCGAAGGCCTCGGCCACGGCGCGGTAGGTGACGAGCCCAACGGCGATGT from Citrifermentans bremense harbors:
- a CDS encoding ABC transporter substrate-binding protein yields the protein MRAFALFLLLAFCLPPLPCAQGADLLILESSRSQIYSDALRGFRSECRSSEETVHLSDYAEVDVQRLVKEERPRVVVAVGDRALAASRKVREVPVVALLSLSLNRHAPDSVGGVAMTVPPREYLKLFHELGVKRVGVFYDPQKSGQYLKRAQQEARQEGVSLVAEPLRNPRDLQGKLARMKGEIDALWMLPDATVVTTVNMEALLLFSMTENVPAVSFASHYLKNGAAAALDIDPFDIGTQAGELACSLLKGGSQHVPVLDPRKAQLKINESVLRKLHLRVP